One Brassica napus cultivar Da-Ae chromosome C4, Da-Ae, whole genome shotgun sequence genomic region harbors:
- the LOC125585903 gene encoding uncharacterized protein LOC125585903, with translation MWLAVPRPSQSRTKGQPDQIDENERKDPPRKDPKTLVVGTGAGFSIGLKKRKKGCRYLPGPISPISQYQPELVNALRQMGQHVKWPPKMKAPDSFRNPELWCDFHRDHGQKTEDCIALRIEVNELLQKGHLQEFLSEKAKAHLSKEIAGKPKAAAPTSPPRQDRVIHVISGGSEVSGVSHAAAKKSTRNAKHGLETTQPKRLLLGTDKISFTAKEQEKILAPHHDALVISLTVANCLVKRILVDNGSSSNIIFQTAYQDLGLEGSTLTRKVTPLIGFSGEVKQTAGEAI, from the coding sequence ATGTGGCTAGCCGTGCCAAGGCCCAGCCAAAGCAGGACCAAAGGTCAGCCCGATCAGATCGACGAGAACGAGAGGAAAGATCCTCCCAGAAAGGATCCAAAGACTCTGGTAGTAGGAACGGGGGCAGGTTTCAGTATCGGCCTcaagaaaaggaagaagggatgtCGGTATCTACCAGGCCCGATATCTCCCATCTCTCAGTATCAACCAGAGCTAGTCAACGCACTGAGACAGATGGGCCAACATGTTAAGTGGCCTCCAAAGATGAAAGCACCTGACTCGTTCCGGAACCCGGAACTTTGGTGCGACTTCCATCGCGATCATGGCCAAAAAACCGAAGACTGCATCGCCCTAAGGATCGAGGTCAACGAACTACTCCAAAAGGGGCATCTCCAAGAATTCCTCTCAGAGAAAGCCAAGGCCCACCTCAGCAAAGAGATAGCAGGGAAACCCAAAGCAGCTGCACCAACCTCACCACCTCGCCAAGATCGGGTGATCCATGTCATATCCGGAGGTTCGGAAGTAAGCGGAGTGAGCCACGCAGCCGCAAAGAAAAGCACCCGTAACGCTAAACATGGTCTGGAAACAACCCAACCGAAGCGCCTACTTCTAGGCACCGACAAGATAAGCTTCACAGCTAAGGAGCAAGAGAAGATCCTAGCTCCCCACCATGATGCTCTAGTTATCTCTCTCACCGTAGCAAACTGCTTGGTGAAAAGAATACTAGTAGACAACGGCAGCTCCAGCAACATTATCTTCCAGACGGCATACCAAGATCTAGGGCTGGAGGGGAG